DNA from Comamonas serinivorans:
CGCTCGGTCCAGAACCCGGCTCCCACCTCTGACCACAGGCGTTGGCACAAGGCCGCATTGCGCAGCTTCACAGGAAGGACCTGGAGGCCCGCGGCCTGAAACGCCCTCGGCTGAAATGTGGCCGGCGTACATTCGAGCGTGAAGCTGCGGTGATGCATCAAGTTGCGCTTAACGGGTGAACTCAGCGAAAGTCAAAAGCGGTCTGACGGAGCGAGATGTTCTGCATCTTTGGGGACGGATCTGCTGAACGTCTCCGCCATCCGTGTCGGCCATCCCGGCCCAGTGGCCCGCCGGCGCTGAATCAGGTCTTCGGTCAACCGAACGGAACTCAGCCGCTCCGGGGCGAAGCATGCGGAGTCTATATGCCCTCGCGCTCGGCTGCGTCGCAAGTGATTCGCACGGTCTTCGTCAAAAACATGCGTCGGCGATCTCGATGACGCAGAACAAGGGTCTGCATACGGCGGCATCAGCGTGTACGCTGAATCGGGCCTGATGCAGGCGGTGCGGGCACGGCAGGCCATGTTCGCGCTGATGGACCTTTCCTAGGGGTTTGCAGCAGCCAGGGATTTTCCCTCTAGGACGGGGGGCAGGCTGCGCCCAGCATCTGCGCCTCAAGGCCGGGGCTGCACAGCGCACCCCGAACCGCCTTGCCATCCCGCCACCACCACAGGAGATCTGGCTTCATGAGCAAGCTCAACCGCCGTCAGTTCCAAACCCTGGGCGCCGCGGCGCTCGGTTTTCCGGCCGTCGTCCGTGCGCAAGACAAGTACCCCAATCGCCCGGTGCGCGTGGTCGTGCCGTTCGCCCCCGGCGGCGGCACCGACACGCTGGGCCGCGCCATCTGCCAGAAGCTGACCGAGTCGCTGGGCCAGCCCTTCGTGATCGACAATAAGCCGGGCGCCAGCGGCATCATCGGCACCGACGCCGTGGCCAAGGCCGCGCCCGATGGCTACACCTTGAACTTCAACATCAGCACCGCGTTGCTGATCAACCAGTTCCTCTACAACAAGCTGCCCTACAACCCGCTCAAGGACCTGTCCATGGTCTACAAGGCGGCGGACGGCTACACCATCCTGGCCGTTCACCCCAGCCTGCCGGTGAAGACGGGCACCGAGCTGATGGAGTACATCAAGGCCAACCGCGGCAAGCTGACCTACGGCTCGTATGGCCAGGGCTCCTTCCCGCACCTGGCCGGCGCCTACCTCGACCACATCACCAACGGCGGCATGCAGCACGCGGCCTACAAGGGCGAGGCGCCCTGCGTGCAGGACCTGCTGTCGGGCCAGATCCACATGACCTGGGCCAGCGCCATGAACCTGAAGCAGCACGCCGCCACCGGCAAGCTCAAGCTCATCGGCGTGCAGGGCAACAAGCGGCTCCCCACCCTGCCCGACCTGCCCACGCTGCCGGAATCCGGTCTCAAGGGCGATGCGTTCGAGCTCGTGGGCTTCCTGGCCATGGCCGCACCGGCCAAAACACCGATGGCGATCCAGGAGCTGATCGCGGCCGAAATCCGCAAGGCCTTTGCCGACCCGGCCATGAAGGAGCGCATCGACACCATGGGCTACGGCATGGTGCCCGACTCCAGCCCCGAGCGCTTCCTGGCCGACTACAAGCGCGACACGCCCAAGTGGGAGGCGCTGGTCAAGCTGTCTGGCGTGAAGCTGGACATCTGACATCGGGTCGTCAAGCGACGCCCCTCCCACAACCCGAACGGCGCCCCAGGCGCCGTTTTGTTCGCCCGGGTGCGGCTGAACCGCGAGCGCGACGATGGTTGAAGAGCCGGGTGGCCCCTCGGCCGGTTGCTGGCACACCGTGTCCCTCACGCCGAGGTCTTCGAACACGGCATCGACACTGGCGCCCCCCCTCACCACTGCCGTCGCGGTCAAGACGAGCATCGCCGACCAGGGGAGTGCCCACCACAGGCGAAAGCGCCTCGGACCCCCGCGCGACCGGCGCTACCCCAGCAGCCGAGCCCAGACCAGCCGCTTGTCGGCCAGGCTCAGGGCCGGCCAGGCCTTGACCTCGTCGAAGGTGCGTCGGCAGCCCCGGCACACGGCATCGCCTTGCGCGGTGGAACACACGGCGATGCACGGCGAATCCGGTTGAGCCTGCGCCCAGGCCTGCCATTGCGCCTGCTGGGCCGCGCTCAGGGCCGCGAGCGGCCAGTGCGCCAGGCGCAGGGCCAGCATGCGGCCCCAGACCTCGAGCCAGGGGTTGACCTGGGCAACCCGCGCGGCGTGCGCCGTCAGCTGCACGATGAGGGCCTGCACGTCGTGCCGGCTGATGGCCGGGGCGGACTCGCGGTGTCCAGGCGGGCTGACCGCCGGACTGGGCGACGGATAGGACTCGGCATGCGCCACATGCGCGCCAGTATGGCCATCAACCCGTTTGACCTGAATCGAGAGTGCAGGGAAACTCCCTGAATCCTGCGTTGAGGCCGTCAATCCCAACTCAGAGCCCCGCCCGTCTGGTACTCGATGACGCGGGTCTCGAAAAAGTTGCGCTTCTTCTTCAGGTCGATCATCTCGCTCATCCAGGGGAAGGGGTTTTCCTCCTGAGGAAACAACGCGGGCAGGCCAATCTGCACGGCCCGCCGGTTCGCGATGAAACGCAGGTAGCTCTTGAACATGCCGGCATTCAGGCCCAGCACGCCGCGCGGCATGGTGTCCTCGGCGTAGGCGTACTCCAGCGTCACGGCCTGCTCGAACAGGGCCACCACCTCGTCCTGGAAGCTGCTCGTCCACAGCTGCGGGTTCTCCAGCTTCACGGTGTTGATGAGGTCGATGCCGAAGTTGCAGTGCATGGACTCGTCGCGCAGGATGTACTGGTACTGCTCGGCCGCGCCCACCATCTTGTTCTGGCGGCCCAGCGACAGGATCTGCGTGAAGCCGACGTAGAAGAACAGCCCCTCCATCAAGCAGGCGAACACGATCAGGCTCTTGAGCAGCTTCTGGTCGTCGGCCAGGGTGCCGGTCTTGAAGTGCGGGTCGCTGATCTGGTCGATGAACGGGATCAGGAAGGCGTCCTTGGCGTGGATGGACGGCACCTCGTGGTAGGCGTTGAAGATCTCGGCCTCGTCCAGGCCAATCGACTCGACGATGTACTGGTAGGCGTGCGTGTGGATGGCCTCTTCGAAGGCCTGGCGCAGCAGGAACTGCCGGCACTCGGGCGCCGTGATGTGGCGGTAGGTGCCCAGCACGATGTTGTTGGCCGCCAGCGAATCGGCCGTGGTGAAAAAGCCCAGGTTGCGGCGCACGATGCGGCGCTCGTCCTCGGTCAGGCCGTGGGCGCTTTTCCACAGCTCGATGTCGCGCTGCATGTTCACCTCCTGCGGCATCCAGTGGTTGGCGCAGGTGGCCAGGTACTTCTCCCAGGCCCATTTGTACTTGAAGGGCACCAGCTGGTTGACGTCCGTCTCGCCGTTGATGATGCGTTTGTCGGCGACGCTCACGCGGCGTGCGCTGGCTTGCTCAGGGATGCGCAGGCCCGCTTGGGCGATGGGGTTCGCCGCCGGCGCCCCCCCTCCGGCAGCGAGCGGCGCAGACGGCATCTTGGGGCTGAGCACGGCATCGGCCCAACTGGGCCGTAACGCCGCCATGGGCGCCGCGCTGGCGGCAGTCGCCGCCGCACCTGGGATCGTCGCCCGTACGGACCCGGCCGCGCCTGGCAAGGCCGCACCGCTTGGCTGCAGTGAGCGTTCTGCCGCTGTGCTGGCCGGCTCCAACTGCGTGTCGTCGTCGAAGTTCAACATGTTGAACACCTTGGTGAAAGATTGAATGGAGGGTATGCATGGCTCACCGATGACCAATGTTCGGCAGCATCGGTGTACTGTCTTCATGCGCTTGCTTGAGCCACAGCGCATCTGGCTGCGCGAGCTCACTGGCAGGCTTCACAGTCCGGGTTGTCGATGGCGCAGAACTTCACATCGCTCGCAGGCAAGGCGCTGGCCAGAATCGCTTGCTCGGCAGCACTCAGGCCGGCGCTCGCCGGCGTGGCGCCGCTTTGCACGGCATTCAGGCTGCTGCGGTTCACCGTGGATTTCTCGGCCTGCGTGGCGCTGGTGGTGCGCAGGTAGTACGTGGTCTTCAGTCCGCGCACCCAGGCCAGCTTGTAAACGGCATCGAGTTGCTTGCCTGACGCCCCTTGCAGGTAGAGGTTCAGGCTTTGTGCTTGGTCGATCCATTTCTGTCGGCGCGACGCGGCTTCCACCAGCCACTCCGGTCCCACTTCAAACGCCGTGGCATACAGCTGCTTGAGCCAGTCGGGCACGCGCGCGATGGCGCCCAGCTGGCCGTCGTAATGCTTGAGGTCCATGACCATGACGGCGTCCCACAGGCCCAGGCCCTTCAGCTCACGCACCAGGTGCTGGTTGATGACGGTGAACTCGCCCGAGAGGTTGGACTTGACCGAGAGGTTGCCAAAGCACGGCTCGATGGAGGCATCGACCCCCACGATGTTGGAGATGGTGGCCGTGGGCGCAATGGCCACGCAGTTGCTGTTGCGCATGCCGTGTCGGGCGATCTGCGCCCGCAGCGCGTCCCAGTCCAGGGTTTGGCTGCGGTCCACGTCCAATTCACCGGGCAATCGGGTATCGGCCAGACGGCCCAGCGTATCCAACGGCAACTGCCCCATGCTCCACAGCGACCCCTCGTAGCTTTCGTAGCGGCCGCGCTCCGCAGCCAGCTCGCTCGACGCGGCGTAGGCGAAGTAGCACACGGCTTCCATGCTGCGGTCGGCAAACTCAACCGCGCCCGCGCTGGCATAGGGCAGGCGCAGCTGATACAGGCAATCCTGAAAGCCCATGATGCCCAGGCCCACTGGGCGATGGCGCGCGTTCGAGGCGGCGGCCTGCGGCACGGCGTAGTAGTTGATGTCGATGACGTTGTCCAGCATGCGCATGGCGGTGCGCGCCGTGCGCTGCAGCTTGGCCAGGTCCAGCGTCAGGAAGGCGCCCGCATCTGCGGCCTGACTGTCACCCTGGGCCGATTCGACCAAAACCAGGTGGCGCGCCAAATTGATCGACCCCAGGTTGCACACGGCAATCTCGTCGTCGCTGGTGTTCAGCGTGATCTCGGTGCACAGGTTGCTCGAATGCACCACGCCCACGTGGGGCTGCGGCGAGCGCAGGTTGCACGGGTCCTTGAAGGTGATCCAGGGGTGGCCGGTCTCGAACAGCATCGAGAGCATCTTGCGCCACAGGTCCTGCGCCGGAATCCGCTTGAAGTGCGCGATCTCGCCGGTCTGCGTCCTGGCCTCTGCGGCTTCATACGCGGCGTTGAAAGCGTTGCCGTACAGGTCGTGCAGTTCGGGCACGTCCGAGGGCGAGAACAGCGTCCACTCGGCCTTGGCCAGCACGCGGCGCATGAACAGGTCGGGAATCCAGTTCGCCGTGTTCATGTCGTGCGTGCGGCGGCGGTCGTCGCCGGTGTTCTTGCGCAGCTCCAGGAACTCCTCAATGTCGAGGTGCCAGGTCTCCAGGTAAGCGCAGACGGCGCCCTTGCGCTTGCCGCCCTGGTTCACGGCCACGGCGGTGTCGTTCACCACCTTCAAGAAGGGCACCACGCCCTGCGATTCGCCGTTGGTGCCGTGGATGTGGGCGCCCAGGGCGCGCACGCGGCTCCAGTCGTTGCCCAGGCCGCCCGCGAACTTGGACAGCAGCGCGTTGTCGCGGATGGCGCCGTAGATGCCGCCCAGGTCGTCCGGCACCGAGGTCAGGTAGCACGACGAGAGCTGCGAGCGCGGCGTGCCGCTGTTGAACAGCGTCGGCGTGCTGCTCATGAAGTCGAAGGACGACAGCAGCTCGTAGAACTCGATGGCGCGCGCGTTGCGGTCGTCCTCGCGCAGGGCCAGGCCCATGGCCACGCGCATGAAGAACTGCTGCGGCATCTCGATGCGGCGCTTGGCGATGTGCAGGAAGTAGCGGTCGTACAGGGTCTGCAGGCCCAGGTAGTCGAACTGCTCGTCGCGCTCGGCCCGGAGCACGGCCGCCAGGCGCGGCAGGTCGAACCCGCGCAGCTCGGCGTTCAGCAGATCGGCCGCGATGCCACGTTCGATCAGCGCGGCGAAGTGGGTGGTATAGGCCGATTGCCGATCATGAGCCGGCACCGTTTCACCCCATACCTCACGAGCCACGCTGTCCAGCAGCAAGCGGGCCGACACCTGGCTGTAGCCCGGATCAAGCTCGATGCGCGTGCGCGCGGCCAGCAGCAGGGCCTTGTCCACCTCGGCCTCGGCCACGCCATCGTAGAGCGTGCGCTCGGCCTCCTGCATGACGGGCGCGGGCTGCACGTCGGCCCCCAGGCCCCCGCAGGCGGCCGCCACCCGCTGTGCCAGCGCAGCCAGGTCCAGCGGCACCAGGCTGCCGTCGGGCCGTCGCACCCGCAGGGTGGTGGCTGCTGCCGAGGCGCCCGTGCGGGCCGCCTCCAGCGTGGCCAGGGTCGCGCGCTCCTGGGCGCGGGCCTCGCGGTACAGCACGTAAGCACGTGCCACGTCGTGGTGGCCGGAGCGCATCAGGGCCAGCTCCACCTGATCCTGTACGTCCTCGATCAGCAAGCTGCCGCCTGTGGGCTTGAGCCGCTGCAAGGCGCGCAGCACGGTGTCGGTCAGGGCTTCCAGGTCGTCGCGCGTGCTGGCCGCGGTGACCACGCCGGCGCCCTTGACCGCCACAAAGGCCTTGCCCATGGCGACGGTGATCTTGGCGGGCTCGAAGGCGACGACATCGCCCGAGCGGCGCTTGAGCCGATAGGCCAGCCAGGCGGCGGGCTCGCAAGACAAGGTGGCAACGGCATCCGCCGCAGGAGACAAGGTTGCAGACATGGGCACTCTCGAAAGGCAGTGGGTGGCATGAAACGCGCAGGCGGCACGCCGTGGCCGTCCAGGCCGGACGGCCACCAGCCAGGCGAAGCCAAGCCGCCTGCGCGCAGGAGGGACGCGGACCAGCGAGCCAGGGCTACGCCGGGCCGTGGATCAAAAAGAGAGGGTCAGCGCCCGCGTTGCGGGGCGAAGGATGGGGGGCATGCCGACGCAGATGCCCAGGTCCTGGTGCACCACGCGTCAACGGGGTGCACAGGACGCGCCATGCAGTGCACGGCAATCGCAAAAGGGGAACTCAACAGACGCGCGGCAAACGCTGCCGGCCAACACCACACAGGCATGGCGTACTCCTTGTGCCGGCGACCCCGCCTGGCATGGAAGGTGAAACACTCGCCGCGCGCGATGCGCGGCGTCGCTGTTGGCCGGTATCCAGACTGGTGGGATCCATCGATCGGCCTTCCCAAGGCGCAGGGCTTTCCTGCTGACCTCAGTGGCCCATCCTGATCGACGGCTGCGTGCAGACGCAGCACCCACTTACTGTTGCGGGGGCAGTGCATTCGAGGGACGGCAGCTGTGCAGCCACCGTCACCGACCATGCTTCCCGTTTAACCCTGCTCCACGATGTGGAACAGCGGCACCAACGGCGCGATTCTATGTCACGCCCCCGGCAGCTCGCCCAAAATCCGCGCCGCGGCCGCGGGCAAATCGCCGTGCCAAGCACCCGCGCAAGCCGGCAACACCGGCCCGCGTCAGAGGGTCAAGCACGCAAACGCCCTGGCGTGAAAAATCTGCCACACCCGAGGGCGTCGAGCGACCAGCGATGACACCGCTTTGCGCAACAATCGTCGCTGCCATGTCCAGCCCACACCCCACGGAAACCGCGCTCACCTGCCCCAGCTGCAAGGCCCGCCAGTCGCCCGACGCGGCGCGCTGGCCGCGCCTGCATCCGCACGTGCTGACCAACGGCCTCAGCTGCCAGCTGTGCGAGCAATGCCTGGGCATGCTGGTGGACATCGCCGAATACTCGACCTGGGTGGCGCGGCAAAAGCCGCTGCACGCCTCGGCCGATCCCGAGACCGCCACCGCCCTGCCCGAGCTGACGGACGCGGCCGAGCGCGTGCAGAGCTGGCAGGCCCTGGCGCTGCCATCGGCCCTGCCCGTGGCCCTGACCACCGAGGGTGACGAGCCCGAACTGGGCGAATGGGCCGATTCGCTGCCGGCTCCGCTCAAGCCCCGCAGCGCCGGCCCGGCCGCGCCAGCAGGCGGGGCCGCGGGCACGGCCACCGGCGACAGCCTGCACGCCCTCGTCTGCCCCAGCTGCCAGCGGCTGATGCTGCGCTACCGCGTGACCGAGCCCGACATCGGCCTGGATTTCTGCTTCGCCTGCACCCTGGTCTGGCTCGACCACGGCGAGTGGGAGCTGCTGGCCCAGCAGGGCCTGCACCTGAAGATCACGCACATCAGCACCTCGTACTGGCAGCGCAGCCAGCAGCGCCAGCGCCTGCAGGCCCAGCGCGAGGCTCACCTGCGCGAGCTGCTCGGCGATGCGGCCTTCGACCAAGCCATGGCCTTTCAGCGCTGGCTGGCCCAGCAACCCGAGCGCGAGGCCATCCTGCGCTTTCTGCGCAGCGACCCGCCGCTGGAGGCCTGATGCACATTCAGAGGTATATCGCCATTTTCATTGAAACCAAAATGAAAATGGCGGATACCCATTCAAATCCTCAAGCAAAGCCGTTCAAAAGCCGTCGGCTGGCCGCATCAGTTCGCATGGGCCGAACGCCTCAGTTCAGCAGCGCCACCTGGGTTTCGCGCTCGCCCTCATAAGGGTTGCGGCCATGCCAGACCTGCAGGTTGTCGACCAGCATCACGTCGCCGGCCTGCCAGCGCCAATGCACGGTGCGCGCGGCGCAGGCGGTGTCGATCTGGTGCAGCTCCTCGGCCGACAGCGATTCGCCGGTGCCCAGCGTGGCGCCCGTGGGGTGTTGCTGCGTGGCGCGGATCTGACGCGACAGCGCATCGCTTTGCGATTGCGGCCGCATGTGGATGACCGAGCGGTACAGCAACTGGCCGGTCTGCGGGTGGCTGACGAAGGGGTCCAGCGGCGTCAGCAGCGTCAGGCTGCCATCGGGGTTCCAGATCGGGGTCAGGCCTTTGTGCGCGCACAGCCGCTCCACGTCCTGCGGGTCGTCGGTGAAAAAGGCGTGGTTCCAGCCGCGCAAGTCCATGTGGGCGTAAGTGGGCTGCAGCGCATCCGACTTGGGGCCGTAGTTGGTGGCCATGCGCGTCTTGTGCGCGTGCAGCTTGGCGACGGCGGCCTGGGGCAGCCCTGCCACCAGGGTCCGCATGTCGCCGATGGTGGTTTCACCGCCCCTGGCCGCAATGCGGCGGGCGAAGAAGGCCAGGCGGCGCGGGTAGTCGCGCATGTAGGCCATCTCGGAATGCAGCGCCAGCTGCACGCTGGCCTCCAGGCGCGTGGCCTCCATCACGTCGCCCTTGACGGCCGAGCGCGGCGCGCGGCCGCCCGCATAGTCGCCCGTGAACTTGGGGAATTCGGCCACCAGCGCGGCGAAGTCGTCCGTCTCGGCGATGGGAAAGCCGCGCAGCACCACCGTGCCGTGGCGCACGATGAGCGCGTCGATGATGGGACGGACCTGGGCAAACCAGGCGCGGAACGCGGCCCGGTCCCGCAGGCCGTCGTCGGCGCATTCGATGAAGAGCGGCGCCTGGCCGGGTTCACGCTCGTGGCAGCGCACGCGCGCATCCAGGCCCAGGGCGCTGGCGTCCAGCAGCCGCGGTGTTTCAGGCAGGGCGCGGCTGGTGTAGGCCACCACGGGGCGGTTCATGGGCGCGTCGATCACGGTGTGCATGGGATTCTCAATCAATGGGGTATGGATGGATTCCCGTTCAAATTTGAACGGCAATGGCGCAATACTGCGCATCAATGTCAATGCCGGTAGCGTGTGTCAAGGCGGTCCAGCTCGCGCCGCACGGCGGCCCATTCGCGTTCGCCCCGGATGGCGGCGCCGCGTGCAAACGCATCGCGCGTGGCCTGCACGGCAGCCGCGTCGAACTCGATCACCTGCCCGGCTCCGGCCGCCATCGCATCGACCTGCACCTTGCAGGCCGACTCCAGCCAGTAGATGTTGAAGAACGCCTCGGCGATGGTGCGGCCGCACACCAGCAGCCCGTGGTTGCGCAGGATGACGGCGTTGTGCGGGCCCAGGTCATCGACCAGCGCCTGTTGCTGTTCGGGCAAGACCTCGGGGCCTTGAAAGTCGTGGTAGCCGATGCGGCCATGGAACACCGCCGCTTGCTGCGAAATGGGCCGCAGCCCGCCTCGCATGGCCGAGACGGCCGTGCTGGCCCGCGTGTGCGTGTGCAGCACACACACCGCATCGTGCCGCGCGGCGTGCACAGCGGTGTGGATGACGTAGGCGGCCGGGTTCAGGCCGAAGCCGTCGTCCGGCTTGTACAGCACCTCGCCATCGAGCCGGATCTTGTAGAGGCTGGAGGCGCAGACCTCCTGGTACAACAGGCCGTAGGGGTTGAGCAGGATCTGGTCGGGCTCGCCCGGCACACGGGCCGTGATGTGGTTGTAGATCAGGTCCGTCATGCCATACCGGTGCAAGGCGCGGTACAGCGCCGCCAGGTCTTGGCGCATGGCCCATTCCGCGTCCGACACACCGGCCAGCGGCGAACGGGTGGGGCCAGCCGTGCAAGGCGCAGGCCCAGGCGCGGCGGGTTGCGGCATGGCAGCCGCCAGGGGGGATCGCAGCAGGTCGTTCATGCTCACTCCATCGCCAGGCCCAACTCGCGCATGCTGCGGCGGTCGGACTCGTGCTGCGCCAGCGCGTACTGGCGATAGGCCTGGCTGCCCTCGAAGCGGTTGGGCATGGATTCGATGTCCAGCGCTCGCGCATAGGCCGCGTCCTGCGTGGCTAGCCTGAGCGCCTGCTCCAGCCGGCTCACCACGGCTTCGGGCAGGTTGCGCGGCCCGGCCAGGCCGATGGTCGAGCGCACCACGATGTCGTAGCCGGTCTCTTTAAAGGTCGGCACCTGCGGCCACCGGGGCAGGCGCTTGTCCTCAGCCACAGCCAGCAGGCGCAGCTTGCCGCCATTGGCCATGGCGCCCCAGCCCGCCTCCAGCATCACGTCGACGTGGCCGCCCAGCAGGGCCGTCACGGCATCGGCCCCGCCCTTGAACGGCACGTGGTTGAGCTGGATGCCGGCCTGCTGCTGCAGGCGATGGATGGCGATGTGACCCAGGGTGCCGCTGCCCACGACGGCCACGCTGAGCTGGCCGGGATTGGCCTTGGCAAAGGCCACCACCTCGGTCAAGGACTTGAACCGCGAGGCCGTCGGCACGGACAGCGCATAGACGTAGCTCGTCAGGCCCGCCACGTAGCTGAAATCCTGCGCCACGTCGTAGCTCACCTTCTGCAGATGCGGCAGGCGGAACACGGCGGGCGTGATCATGGCCAGGGTGTAGCCGTCGGCGGCGGCGCTGCGCGCCATCTGCGACGGCGCCAGCGTGCCGCCGGCACCTGGCTGGTTGTGCACCACCACGGGTTGCCCCAGGTCCTTGCCCAAGGCCGCCGCCAGTGCGCGCAGCTGGGCATCGGTGGGCCCACCGGGAGGAAACGGCACCACCAGCGTGATGGGCTTGCGGGGCCAGGCGTCGTTGGCGTGCGCGGGCCAGGCGGCCAGGCCGAGCAGGCCCGCGGTCAGCTGCAGGGCAGCGCGGCGGCGGGGATGGGAGGTGGGCAGGGTCATCGAGGAGTCTCCAGGAAATCGGGGGTGCCGTGCCGCCTCGGGGCGGTCTGGTCACGGCTGCGGACTGTAGGCAGCGCAGCGGTTTCCCGAAATTCCCATTCAAGGCATGGCGATTCCATGGTGGAATCACACTCGCGCGCCACATGGCGATTTTTCGCCCATCCAAACCCAGTAACTC
Protein-coding regions in this window:
- a CDS encoding Bug family tripartite tricarboxylate transporter substrate binding protein, with translation MSKLNRRQFQTLGAAALGFPAVVRAQDKYPNRPVRVVVPFAPGGGTDTLGRAICQKLTESLGQPFVIDNKPGASGIIGTDAVAKAAPDGYTLNFNISTALLINQFLYNKLPYNPLKDLSMVYKAADGYTILAVHPSLPVKTGTELMEYIKANRGKLTYGSYGQGSFPHLAGAYLDHITNGGMQHAAYKGEAPCVQDLLSGQIHMTWASAMNLKQHAATGKLKLIGVQGNKRLPTLPDLPTLPESGLKGDAFELVGFLAMAAPAKTPMAIQELIAAEIRKAFADPAMKERIDTMGYGMVPDSSPERFLADYKRDTPKWEALVKLSGVKLDI
- a CDS encoding DUF1289 domain-containing protein; its protein translation is MTASTQDSGSFPALSIQVKRVDGHTGAHVAHAESYPSPSPAVSPPGHRESAPAISRHDVQALIVQLTAHAARVAQVNPWLEVWGRMLALRLAHWPLAALSAAQQAQWQAWAQAQPDSPCIAVCSTAQGDAVCRGCRRTFDEVKAWPALSLADKRLVWARLLG
- a CDS encoding ribonucleotide-diphosphate reductase subunit beta, which codes for MAALRPSWADAVLSPKMPSAPLAAGGGAPAANPIAQAGLRIPEQASARRVSVADKRIINGETDVNQLVPFKYKWAWEKYLATCANHWMPQEVNMQRDIELWKSAHGLTEDERRIVRRNLGFFTTADSLAANNIVLGTYRHITAPECRQFLLRQAFEEAIHTHAYQYIVESIGLDEAEIFNAYHEVPSIHAKDAFLIPFIDQISDPHFKTGTLADDQKLLKSLIVFACLMEGLFFYVGFTQILSLGRQNKMVGAAEQYQYILRDESMHCNFGIDLINTVKLENPQLWTSSFQDEVVALFEQAVTLEYAYAEDTMPRGVLGLNAGMFKSYLRFIANRRAVQIGLPALFPQEENPFPWMSEMIDLKKKRNFFETRVIEYQTGGALSWD
- a CDS encoding ribonucleoside-diphosphate reductase subunit alpha encodes the protein MSATLSPAADAVATLSCEPAAWLAYRLKRRSGDVVAFEPAKITVAMGKAFVAVKGAGVVTAASTRDDLEALTDTVLRALQRLKPTGGSLLIEDVQDQVELALMRSGHHDVARAYVLYREARAQERATLATLEAARTGASAAATTLRVRRPDGSLVPLDLAALAQRVAAACGGLGADVQPAPVMQEAERTLYDGVAEAEVDKALLLAARTRIELDPGYSQVSARLLLDSVAREVWGETVPAHDRQSAYTTHFAALIERGIAADLLNAELRGFDLPRLAAVLRAERDEQFDYLGLQTLYDRYFLHIAKRRIEMPQQFFMRVAMGLALREDDRNARAIEFYELLSSFDFMSSTPTLFNSGTPRSQLSSCYLTSVPDDLGGIYGAIRDNALLSKFAGGLGNDWSRVRALGAHIHGTNGESQGVVPFLKVVNDTAVAVNQGGKRKGAVCAYLETWHLDIEEFLELRKNTGDDRRRTHDMNTANWIPDLFMRRVLAKAEWTLFSPSDVPELHDLYGNAFNAAYEAAEARTQTGEIAHFKRIPAQDLWRKMLSMLFETGHPWITFKDPCNLRSPQPHVGVVHSSNLCTEITLNTSDDEIAVCNLGSINLARHLVLVESAQGDSQAADAGAFLTLDLAKLQRTARTAMRMLDNVIDINYYAVPQAAASNARHRPVGLGIMGFQDCLYQLRLPYASAGAVEFADRSMEAVCYFAYAASSELAAERGRYESYEGSLWSMGQLPLDTLGRLADTRLPGELDVDRSQTLDWDALRAQIARHGMRNSNCVAIAPTATISNIVGVDASIEPCFGNLSVKSNLSGEFTVINQHLVRELKGLGLWDAVMVMDLKHYDGQLGAIARVPDWLKQLYATAFEVGPEWLVEAASRRQKWIDQAQSLNLYLQGASGKQLDAVYKLAWVRGLKTTYYLRTTSATQAEKSTVNRSSLNAVQSGATPASAGLSAAEQAILASALPASDVKFCAIDNPDCEACQ
- a CDS encoding zf-TFIIB domain-containing protein, which encodes MSSPHPTETALTCPSCKARQSPDAARWPRLHPHVLTNGLSCQLCEQCLGMLVDIAEYSTWVARQKPLHASADPETATALPELTDAAERVQSWQALALPSALPVALTTEGDEPELGEWADSLPAPLKPRSAGPAAPAGGAAGTATGDSLHALVCPSCQRLMLRYRVTEPDIGLDFCFACTLVWLDHGEWELLAQQGLHLKITHISTSYWQRSQQRQRLQAQREAHLRELLGDAAFDQAMAFQRWLAQQPEREAILRFLRSDPPLEA
- a CDS encoding TauD/TfdA family dioxygenase; amino-acid sequence: MHTVIDAPMNRPVVAYTSRALPETPRLLDASALGLDARVRCHEREPGQAPLFIECADDGLRDRAAFRAWFAQVRPIIDALIVRHGTVVLRGFPIAETDDFAALVAEFPKFTGDYAGGRAPRSAVKGDVMEATRLEASVQLALHSEMAYMRDYPRRLAFFARRIAARGGETTIGDMRTLVAGLPQAAVAKLHAHKTRMATNYGPKSDALQPTYAHMDLRGWNHAFFTDDPQDVERLCAHKGLTPIWNPDGSLTLLTPLDPFVSHPQTGQLLYRSVIHMRPQSQSDALSRQIRATQQHPTGATLGTGESLSAEELHQIDTACAARTVHWRWQAGDVMLVDNLQVWHGRNPYEGERETQVALLN
- a CDS encoding class II aldolase/adducin family protein is translated as MNDLLRSPLAAAMPQPAAPGPAPCTAGPTRSPLAGVSDAEWAMRQDLAALYRALHRYGMTDLIYNHITARVPGEPDQILLNPYGLLYQEVCASSLYKIRLDGEVLYKPDDGFGLNPAAYVIHTAVHAARHDAVCVLHTHTRASTAVSAMRGGLRPISQQAAVFHGRIGYHDFQGPEVLPEQQQALVDDLGPHNAVILRNHGLLVCGRTIAEAFFNIYWLESACKVQVDAMAAGAGQVIEFDAAAVQATRDAFARGAAIRGEREWAAVRRELDRLDTRYRH
- a CDS encoding tripartite tricarboxylate transporter substrate binding protein codes for the protein MTLPTSHPRRRAALQLTAGLLGLAAWPAHANDAWPRKPITLVVPFPPGGPTDAQLRALAAALGKDLGQPVVVHNQPGAGGTLAPSQMARSAAADGYTLAMITPAVFRLPHLQKVSYDVAQDFSYVAGLTSYVYALSVPTASRFKSLTEVVAFAKANPGQLSVAVVGSGTLGHIAIHRLQQQAGIQLNHVPFKGGADAVTALLGGHVDVMLEAGWGAMANGGKLRLLAVAEDKRLPRWPQVPTFKETGYDIVVRSTIGLAGPRNLPEAVVSRLEQALRLATQDAAYARALDIESMPNRFEGSQAYRQYALAQHESDRRSMRELGLAME